In a genomic window of Occallatibacter riparius:
- a CDS encoding enoyl-ACP reductase FabI, with protein sequence MIDLAGKTAVVFGLANKRSIAWGIAQKLHAAGASLAICYQNERMKAEAEDLINDLPGASGFQCDVSSDQEIETLFGQLKEKYAKIDILVHAVAYAPAEDLKGAFINTSREGFKIAHDVSVYSLIAVSRAAAPLMTDGGSIMTLSYFAAEKVVPNYNVMAMAKASLECCVRYLANDLGPKNIRVNAISAGPIKTLAARGIGALGDMLKAAADRAPLKRNVDQLEVGGAALFLASDLASAVTGETLYVDCGYNVMGF encoded by the coding sequence ATGATCGATCTGGCAGGCAAAACTGCCGTTGTGTTCGGACTGGCCAACAAGCGCTCCATCGCCTGGGGCATTGCGCAGAAGCTGCACGCGGCGGGCGCAAGCCTCGCCATCTGCTATCAGAACGAGCGCATGAAGGCCGAGGCCGAGGACCTGATCAACGACCTGCCCGGCGCTTCCGGGTTCCAGTGCGACGTCTCCAGCGACCAGGAGATCGAAACCCTCTTCGGCCAGCTCAAAGAGAAGTACGCGAAGATCGACATCCTGGTGCACGCCGTGGCGTACGCGCCGGCCGAAGACCTCAAGGGCGCCTTCATCAACACCAGCCGCGAAGGCTTCAAGATCGCGCACGACGTCAGCGTCTACTCGCTGATTGCCGTGAGCCGCGCCGCTGCTCCGCTGATGACCGACGGCGGCAGCATCATGACCCTCAGCTACTTCGCCGCCGAAAAGGTCGTGCCCAACTACAACGTGATGGCCATGGCCAAGGCTTCGCTCGAGTGCTGCGTGCGCTACCTCGCCAACGACCTCGGCCCAAAGAACATCCGCGTCAACGCCATCTCAGCCGGACCCATCAAGACCCTCGCAGCCCGCGGCATTGGCGCTCTCGGCGACATGCTCAAGGCCGCGGCCGATCGCGCACCGCTGAAGCGTAACGTCGATCAGCTTGAAGTGGGCGGCGCCGCCCTATTCCTCGCCAGCGACCTCGCGAGCGCTGTCACCGGCGAAACCCTCTACGTCGATTGCGGCTACAACGTAATGGGCTTCTAG
- a CDS encoding N-acetylmuramoyl-L-alanine amidase family protein: protein MTPIARCVLAALMVSVTSVAGAAQAAPATGPVTAPQPAAPQSAAPQPTVQAPLPPPRFVVVIDAAHGGDDLGGHLSDGTYEKAATLALSVRLKSLLGARGIQVIMTRDGDQSVTTDQRAAIANHANAQGCISLHVAETGSGVHLFASNLPPVTATRFMPWKTAQSVYVTRSLALTGALNSALQHGGATVTLARVPLPGIDNMTCPAVAIELAPERSADKKVTAEPDNPDYQARIAATLATALLEWRAEAGNPGGRQP, encoded by the coding sequence ATGACCCCGATTGCAAGGTGCGTCCTCGCCGCGCTCATGGTTTCCGTTACCTCTGTCGCGGGCGCCGCGCAGGCTGCCCCGGCAACGGGACCCGTGACTGCGCCGCAACCTGCGGCTCCGCAATCCGCAGCACCCCAGCCAACGGTGCAAGCGCCTCTCCCTCCTCCGCGCTTTGTTGTAGTCATCGACGCAGCCCACGGCGGCGACGACCTTGGAGGCCACCTCTCCGACGGCACCTATGAGAAGGCCGCCACCCTCGCCCTCAGCGTGCGCCTCAAATCGCTGCTCGGCGCGCGCGGCATTCAGGTCATCATGACCCGCGATGGCGATCAATCCGTCACCACAGATCAGCGGGCGGCCATCGCCAATCATGCCAATGCACAAGGCTGCATCAGCCTGCACGTAGCGGAGACCGGCTCGGGCGTGCACCTGTTTGCCTCGAATCTCCCGCCCGTGACAGCGACCCGCTTCATGCCATGGAAGACCGCGCAGTCCGTTTACGTGACGCGTAGCCTTGCGCTCACCGGCGCGCTTAACTCCGCGCTGCAGCACGGCGGCGCAACCGTCACCTTGGCAAGAGTTCCCCTGCCCGGCATCGACAACATGACCTGCCCGGCAGTCGCCATCGAGCTGGCCCCCGAGCGCAGCGCCGACAAAAAGGTGACGGCCGAGCCAGACAATCCCGATTACCAGGCGCGCATCGCTGCCACTCTGGCAACCGCGCTGCTCGAGTGGCGCGCCGAAGCCGGAAACCCTGGAGGCCGCCAGCCATGA
- the murI gene encoding glutamate racemase — MKSPHIGVFDSGFGGLTVLSALLKHIPHACYTFLGDTARLPYGSKSRRTIAHYASEAAQYLVKQGAEYLVIACNTASALALDAIQDAVPVPVLGVVEPGAIAAHAASKTGDVLVIATAATVQSHAYASACHAQGLRALEKACPLLVPLVEEGWTDHPVTRQVIDVYLSELRAEAKAAGLNYDTLVLGCTHYPLIRKLLEQAVTPGVRVIDSAEATAEAAMKLFGQSDADKSDTAQVRCFATDSVEKFERLGSRFLGRPTGKVELVDLGG; from the coding sequence ATGAAATCTCCCCACATCGGCGTATTCGACTCCGGCTTCGGCGGGCTGACTGTCCTGAGCGCGCTGCTCAAGCACATCCCCCACGCGTGCTACACGTTTCTGGGCGACACCGCCCGACTGCCGTACGGATCGAAGTCGCGGAGAACCATCGCGCACTATGCGTCCGAAGCCGCGCAGTATCTCGTGAAGCAAGGCGCCGAGTACCTCGTGATCGCCTGCAACACGGCAAGCGCTTTGGCTCTCGACGCCATTCAGGACGCCGTGCCCGTGCCGGTCCTCGGCGTAGTGGAACCCGGCGCGATCGCAGCCCATGCAGCCTCGAAGACCGGCGACGTCCTGGTAATCGCCACGGCCGCCACGGTGCAGAGCCACGCCTACGCCTCCGCCTGCCATGCGCAGGGATTGCGCGCCCTCGAAAAAGCCTGCCCGCTGCTGGTGCCCCTCGTGGAAGAGGGCTGGACTGATCATCCGGTGACGCGGCAGGTCATCGACGTCTACCTTTCCGAGCTGCGCGCCGAAGCGAAAGCCGCCGGCCTCAACTACGACACGCTGGTGCTGGGATGCACCCACTATCCGCTGATTCGCAAGCTGCTCGAGCAAGCGGTGACCCCAGGCGTACGCGTGATCGACTCAGCCGAGGCCACAGCCGAGGCCGCGATGAAGCTCTTCGGCCAGAGCGACGCCGACAAATCCGACACAGCGCAGGTCCGCTGCTTCGCGACTGACTCCGTTGAAAAATTCGAGCGCCTCGGCTCCCGCTTCCTCGGCCGCCCTACGGGCAAGGTCGAGTTGGTAGACCTCGGCGGATAG
- a CDS encoding GerMN domain-containing protein — protein MIPRHQAVILIVLLLASLIMGGVLFRMREKAHDQMLAGQDSAPTQAPQVAAPEQATLMVASDDDNSLRSQVHSLPLPADPGAKARAVLGKLLDLYAASDSTHPVPGGATSVAQVFLLPAAKTGSAASVKDSGPQMAVVNLKGSFAASHPSGLETESLTVLSICGTLHANLPQVREVRFLVDGQVRPSLAGHADLTRTYLVSDSDAAPTSDSVPAVAGPR, from the coding sequence ATGATTCCCCGCCACCAGGCAGTCATCCTGATCGTCCTTCTGCTGGCCTCGCTGATCATGGGCGGCGTGCTGTTCCGCATGCGCGAGAAAGCCCACGACCAAATGCTGGCCGGGCAGGACTCCGCTCCCACCCAGGCGCCCCAGGTGGCCGCACCGGAGCAGGCTACGCTCATGGTCGCCAGCGATGACGACAACTCGCTCCGCTCGCAGGTGCACTCGCTTCCGCTGCCCGCTGACCCCGGCGCAAAGGCCCGCGCCGTGCTGGGCAAACTGCTCGATCTGTATGCCGCCTCCGATTCGACGCATCCCGTCCCGGGCGGCGCAACCTCCGTGGCCCAGGTTTTCCTTCTGCCTGCCGCAAAAACCGGAAGCGCAGCATCGGTGAAGGACTCCGGTCCGCAAATGGCGGTGGTGAACCTGAAGGGTAGCTTCGCGGCCAGCCATCCATCCGGTCTGGAAACCGAGAGCCTCACAGTGCTTTCCATCTGCGGCACCCTGCACGCGAACTTACCCCAGGTGAGAGAGGTGCGATTCCTCGTCGACGGGCAGGTGCGGCCCTCCCTCGCTGGCCACGCAGATTTGACGCGCACCTACCTTGTATCCGATTCCGACGCAGCACCCACCTCGGATTCGGTTCCAGCAGTTGCAGGTCCACGATGA
- a CDS encoding DUF1015 domain-containing protein codes for MANIYPFRAWRYNPAAVRLDDVVTQPYDKISPAMQQAYYQSSPYNLVRIILGLPELFDAERGDSVYSRAARDFKAWREQGVLIQEKAPCVFAYAQVFKVPGSDVIKERRGFIALGKLHDYADQVVFRHEQTLSKPKSDRLNLLKATRAHFGQIFMLYSDPAGSVEKILYDGNGTPDADVKDEYGVQHRLWRISDPATIRLLTTAMNDKKLIIADGHHRYETALAYSKEHAAAHPAKGETSVNQLPAPPFPEAAVMMTFINMDSDGLVILPTHRVVHGLASFDPAAFIKSASQYFTADSLPAGDAAGYLSALKEQAGTAFVAVTRSGAWLLRPKADAVQAALDGIPERQKQLDLTQLHAVILDKLLGLDAEKVREQTNLRYLRDAAEAVDQVRRGDADVAFLTKPVTMDQMKEVAFAGEVMPQKSTDFYPKLLSGLTIYGLE; via the coding sequence ATGGCCAATATCTACCCGTTCCGTGCCTGGCGATACAATCCGGCCGCTGTCCGACTGGACGATGTAGTTACGCAGCCCTATGACAAAATCTCCCCGGCCATGCAGCAGGCCTACTACCAAAGCAGCCCTTACAACCTGGTCCGCATCATCCTCGGCCTGCCTGAACTCTTCGATGCCGAGAGGGGGGATAGCGTCTATAGCCGCGCGGCCCGCGACTTCAAGGCATGGCGCGAGCAGGGAGTGCTGATCCAGGAGAAGGCCCCCTGCGTCTTTGCCTACGCGCAAGTCTTCAAGGTCCCCGGGTCCGACGTAATCAAAGAGCGGCGCGGTTTCATCGCTCTGGGGAAACTCCACGATTATGCGGATCAGGTGGTATTCCGTCATGAACAGACGTTGTCCAAGCCAAAAAGTGATCGACTCAACCTGCTGAAAGCTACCCGCGCCCACTTCGGACAGATTTTTATGCTGTATTCCGACCCTGCCGGCAGCGTGGAAAAGATCCTTTACGACGGCAACGGAACCCCTGACGCCGACGTGAAAGACGAGTACGGCGTGCAGCACCGCCTGTGGCGCATAAGCGACCCAGCCACGATCCGCTTGCTCACCACCGCGATGAACGACAAGAAGCTGATCATCGCCGATGGCCACCACCGCTACGAGACAGCGCTGGCGTACTCGAAAGAGCACGCTGCGGCTCATCCGGCCAAAGGTGAAACCAGCGTGAACCAGTTGCCGGCACCGCCATTCCCCGAAGCCGCCGTGATGATGACGTTCATCAACATGGATTCGGACGGCCTGGTGATCCTGCCGACCCACCGTGTGGTGCACGGGCTCGCGAGCTTCGATCCGGCTGCGTTTATCAAGTCGGCGTCCCAATACTTCACGGCAGATTCGCTTCCGGCCGGAGATGCGGCCGGATATTTGAGCGCACTGAAGGAACAGGCTGGCACAGCGTTCGTCGCTGTGACCCGCTCAGGCGCGTGGCTGCTGCGCCCGAAGGCAGATGCCGTACAGGCCGCGCTCGACGGGATCCCCGAGCGGCAAAAGCAACTCGACCTGACGCAATTGCATGCGGTCATTCTCGACAAGCTTCTCGGCCTGGACGCCGAAAAAGTTCGCGAGCAGACGAACCTCCGCTACCTCCGTGACGCCGCCGAAGCAGTGGACCAGGTGCGGCGCGGCGATGCCGACGTAGCGTTCCTGACCAAGCCGGTCACCATGGACCAGATGAAAGAAGTGGCCTTCGCCGGTGAGGTTATGCCGCAGAAGTCCACCGATTTCTACCCCAAGCTGCTGAGCGGGCTCACGATCTATGGCCTCGAGTAG